The following nucleotide sequence is from Trifolium pratense cultivar HEN17-A07 linkage group LG2, ARS_RC_1.1, whole genome shotgun sequence.
TCTCAATTTCATCTATTCCACTTATGATTCTTCATTTTGAGTGTGTTCCAATAAGAACAGGTTGATCATTATTTTCCTTTAGAGTGCTCTTACAAAGCCGAAGAATAATGGTGGAGTGAAATGTTAATTTCGAAAATGCAAAAAGTGTTTCATTGAAATCCCGAGtttgagatttcaaaagaaatgCAGGGAAGCTGCAAGCTATAATAAAACCCTAACACGATGGAGGAAGAAGTGgcgatttttttttccttttctcttgATTTTTCCAATAACATTTTTGCTTTCTCAACAATAACCTGTACTGAGTACATTACGATAATCCTCATATGCCAACATTTCAGGcttgaaaaaaattgacaatagTGTTCTCTCCTAGTCCAAATATTGCTCAAAAAGGTTGATATAGTTTTCCTTTCAAATCTTGAATTCTAAATATACAACCATGGTACCTAGATTTTTTTAAACCATCACTACATTATCATTCTAAAGCATGAGTACAAATCATTTTCTTATCCTCCTCTGATTTGAACAGCAAGGACCTTCACATGAACTCGTAACTTAAACTAGACCAAGTAGCGAGTAAATTATATTTCCACCTAAACATAGGGCACTCCAATTTCTCAAAAACCATGTTCTGATTTCAGTCTGTAATATCAAAACAAAGCTTAGCCTCGTCCCAAGGTCCATTGATCTCAAATTTGTATTCTTGAATCCTTATAAGCCAATAAGGGCAGACCAAGTTGACAAAAACCAACAAACTAAGTAGCAGCACAAATAGCAAGCGATGCAGTGTGTATACAAAACTTAATGTAAGGATCATCAAACTAAAAGAAAAGCATAGATGTAAACAGAACGAATACTTTTTAATGCAGTACGTAACCAGTGGAGCGAAAAGGAAAACCTGCAAAGAGAATAGCATGATGGCGAACACATGTAGTCTTGATGGAAGACGAGAAGCAATAAAAACCGACGCGACTACAGAAGCATTTACGGATATACAACTGGTTAATGCAGGATTCTTGAGAACCCCTGGGGCTTTGACAGTGGATTCTGAATAGTCATGCAGGAAAAGGTGAATTATGAGAAGTGATACAGTTACTGCTCCAATGGAATCTGAACTGATAGACCGTGTAAGAGTTTGGTAGATGGGAGCCAAAACATATAAGCCAGTTATGAAAAATGAGATATTCAGGGCATAATGAAGGAGAAGACTAAGTGAAAGCATTTCTTGAGTAAAAAGGAGAATTAGAAAGCCTGAAACAAGAAGACTTATATCAATTAACAAGAGCGAATTTTCATCGAGAGAGGATGAAAGTGTATAAGTCCAGACCAAGACAACAAGAGCAACAATGCATAAATATTCAGAAATGGAAACCGAGTCCAGCATAACCTTTAGCATGTCCCTTTTTACAACACTGGCATTCATGACCATTCCTTCAAGAAAGGTTTCATCCGTATGATTGTCATCATATCCAGGTTGCATACCGCCATATGCAACTTTTCTCCATTTGGGTCGAGGTGGAGATGAATCACTACCAGCCAAATTAAGATCCATTgcaataacttttttaattccAGATGGGCCTGCAGGATCAAATTTACTATATGTCAAGATATACTATTCCTTGCTGCATCAAATATTGGGCATACACAATCAGTGGTATGATACATCATACTTTAAAAAAGTTAGAAACCAGAGAACTAGCAAGTAGTAAAGTAGAGTAGCAATTGGAGAAAGGTGTATATTATTGAATGCAAAGGATAAAAAATTCAGGAAATTGATAAATTCCCTGCTAAGAGCAATGCTCCTACAGAGTGGATAATCTGCCTCTGCCACAACAAGCAAAAAAACTTAAACTAAAAACTCAACACCCCCGAACGGGCCCTAAAGTAACCCCCCAACACGTTCTCTTCCCCCTTCTTATCTTATAACTAAACAGTAAAACAAAGAAATAACcaacaaagaaaataatcacCTCTCCCACACATCACACCCTCACATTCCTACTCTGCCACGTGTCCATTCCCAACtcccctttttttttatttctccgCTCATAAACTTTCCATATCACAGGTTTGGACTGAGCCTGAGGTAACTGCACATCTGAACCAGCCTCATGTGCCATGGGCCTATCATAAGTTCTTTACATAAGTTCTTCTAATATGTCTAACAAATACCATATATAACctcaaataaatcaatctaAACGGACCATTTGTCCATGTTCATAAAAATCAAGAGCAACTCATTAAAAGTGCTATTGAATcaatcaaaatgaaaagaaaaaatataaaaaaagatcACTTCAAAGAGGACATGAAATCATACAAAACAAAGATTACAACTTTAGATCAAACCTCCAATTATGATTTATTCTAGGCAGAGAACAACAGAACACTGAACAGCAAGTTCAAATGTCTTGCGAATCACACATTGTCAGAagctaattgaaatttaaaGCAACCAAGTTAGTTTCAATAAGGTACCAATGAAAATAACGTAAGAACTTTTTCAGGGCAGAATTTCAAGTATTACAAAACCCAGTCATGAATAAGAccataaaaaattaagagaaaataattgttcattttttaaatcTCTTAATTGTCTAaggatatttttttataaaaattaatggatcttaaaaattgaagacgatcttataaaaaaacgacgataaaattttacaaaaaggTCTTACATATATGAAACCAACTTCTGTAGTAAGTAATTCACTTTACAGTGTAGAGTGAGTAATATTAACCATTAACTTGCTTAAAGGTAGATATTATAGAACTTGTTAAAATAACTAATGCCAGATCTTAGTAAGATAGGGGATGTCATGGCCACTCCAAAAGTTTCTTATTCATATATGTTATGCATAATATTTACTAGTTGTCAACAACACAACTAATCATTACACCAGCAAACTAATTCGTAAATAATATTTGGTCACCTATGGAAAACCCATCAAGCTTTACAACTGAAAATAACAACTTTTGATTTTCTCACTTTAGATGATTCAAATCCTATATATAGGGACAAAGTAgttttagttattatatatcGAAGATGATTACTACCTCTAACTACCAATGGGGTTAGGTCTAGTGCGTCTTGAATAAGATTGTCTTGGTTTGGATTGAAGTGCAGCATAGACACAAATACGGACACCAGACACCACACGGACACAGACACACACCACACAGAcacacaccaataataatttgagaaaatgacataattcaatagAATCATAAGTGTCATTGTCgtgtcggtgtctgacaccGGCACACACCAAATCCGaggagtgtctgtgcttcatacctgtgagaagaaacaaaaaaaaaaatactgctACTCAAGCTAGTGGTGCACACCAGGCAACAACTCTAGACCCCTAGTGGTTACTACTTTTagttatatgaaaaaaattgtatatttttttgtccaaacataaatcattttGATGAGTTTCTTGAGAAAAAGCATTCCAATTAGTTTTCCATAATCATTCGCCATAGTTCAATTTGAATTCACCATAAAGCATAGGAACTACAATTCAATTCAGGCACAGCAAGAAAATCACTAATATAAAACTAAGAGAATGAAAGCAATTGCAACAACCAAAAACATATAAATCACAATCAATTCTAGAGAAATCAGAAAGATAAAAAACCTAACAATCAGAAAattgaagaagagaaagaaaaccTGAGGAGGGAGGGACGGCAGCGTGGCAGGGCGGACGGCGGAGTATGGAGGTGTTTGAAAAAAAGTGAGAGCGGGGACTACCCCACAATCGAGAGGAGAAATGGTTGTGATTTtcgtaattttgttttaaaagcATGGGTAACTTTGTAATTTCGCCCCATTTTAATTAAGtagataacttttttttaaacaaaataatttttaatttaaatttcttttttattactCTAGTTGACATTAATTGATGGTAAATATACACTCCATAATAACCAataattctcttaaaaaaacATGGAAAAGAAAGACCACACGCGTAAAGCAAGTATAAAGAAATAGTGATATACTTCCTCCGTTCTAAAATATAACGGAAAATTGGTTAAAGAAAATCaatgtatttagttaaaaatttggactaaatacatcaattttggaCTACCCCACAATTGAGAGGAGAAATGGTTGTGATTTTTGTCTATGAAAATATGTTCACATaacattattgtttttttttttaacagtcaaaataagatatattaacaaaaacagTCTCCAACATAAAATGTACTGAGGTAGACTACAAATGTTTACAAAAAGTCAAAGAAAGAgaaccataaacaaatcatacaagtTTCAAACAAAGCAAATGACCGAACCATCAGCTATGATAGTTTGAAACTAAAGTAAAACttgtcgtcttcaaccacctataggaaaaaagcttgatcttgttcAACAATTGATGAGGAGTGCTTGTTGAGCTTTGAACAATCTATGATTTCTTTTCGGCCATACAATGCAAACACAAGCAAACCAAATGAGTTGCAAAAAGATCGGGCCGCTCGAGATCCACTTGCTGAATAtgtaaactgaacaaagtgaTCACGTAATGTAGTGGAGACCACCAATGGAATTCCAATCAACGAGCGAACTAATGTTCAAAGAGAACCAAAAATACTGCAGAAGACGAATAAGTGTTGGGCACTCGGCCGCTCCATTATTGTTTTATCTTAAAGAACATACCTATTATCAAATTggcaaacaaaaaaatcaacaataatcTAATGCCTTTGTCACATTAAAATTTCTCAAAGACTTAGGATCTAAAGACACGTTggtgtttgttttcttttttggacTAAAACATGTTGATTTTTGTTAAACACACAATTATGGTGTGACGGAAAAATTCGACTGAATCGTAGAGTATTTGGGTCCTAACTTTTGATGTTACTAGAACATCGATCCGTGCGGTGTACATATCCTAACTTTGGAAGATCCGGTACATATACTCTTTTGACGTGTTTTCTGATGATACATATATGTATGTTTGGCTTTTCAtcttaaaaaaagaatttacaaTATGCAATGCACTATTTTTTGAAAGAGATAGTCACATTTCTAGCGTGTTAGAATTACGATGAAAACTACATCACATCACATTGGATCAATATATTGTCTTCCAATGCGAATACAAACACTTGCTTAAATGTATATCAAGATTCGCAGTAAATTTGTCAAAGTCACAGTAAAACACCGTAACTTTATAAAAGCTATACTCCGTAAATAGAATATCCACTCTAATCGAATGACATGTACATGCACACAATTCATCAAGAGGGAAAATTTCTAATGTGCACTTTACCAATAAGAATAAAAGTAGGACAAACTAGATAACTTAAAGAAAGTAAATCATCTAAACTAGTAAAAAAAGTTATAGCAAGTGTTTTTCTTTGACAAtcatacataaaaataattcatatgtataatatattaaaaaacaagATTTTGAAACTATGCAAGAGGCCTATTCTTTACTAATTAGTGCCACCCTACAATGtcaaaattgtttaatttacctttttcataataatagtaataatattagaaactttttcttttctctatgCTCTAGCTGCAGCATCATATTACTTTTCTCCAACCCTCTCCTTCAACATTGCTATGAATTTTTCCCTCTCATCTGGAGACATTCCCTCTGCAGAACAATCACCAACTCCCCATTCTGCCCCACGTAAGCAGTACTTGTTCTCAATTTCCTTGCTATTCCTGAAAAGTAACACAACATTATGTTATTATAGCTTGTTGATAATATATGCAGAATAACATTGTTTTATGAAAAGTTATTACTATCATTAGCCATCTGAAATCAAATGAGAAGAGTCCAACCCAAAAGCCTAATCGAGTAGGTGGGAGAGTCTCATACTTAAGTACCACATTATATCTACTTGATGCGGGACTTCTAACATTGCCACGCACTTTAAGAGCCAACTTTCACGGCGGCTTTCACTCTATTGACACTAACTCGATGGTTGACCTTTTCTTTTGGGTGACTTCACTTACCTATTAGTATTCGGTGAATTTAAGCACATGAGGAGGGCACAATCCAAAAGAATAATCCAATAGGTGGGAAGTACCACATTGAGCACTTATATGTACTCGATGTGAGACTCCTAACAGGCACAACCAGTCAGATCTCGTTTGAGACTCTTAACGCATCCCCTTATGTCTAGGACTGAGAATCTAGAGTGTGACTCAAGTGGTCTGGTTGCAGACAACCCAACAAACTGTAATAGCAGACTCTGATATTATCTTAAAATTTAGGTTGCAACTAACTGAACCtctacaaaatcggcttgtgaAATAAGGGGCATCGctatttacaaaatattttcgGCCATTGTCTCTTCTCAATATGAGACTTGAGAGTTTTTCTCGATaatctaaacaaaaataaacattcaattatgataataattaaagaatTACTTCTCTTTATTCAACTTAGATTGCTCAAGCAGTTTCTTCACCAGGGGAGTCTCTTTAAATCTTGCATCATTTTCAGCATATTTCTTCTGGTTTTCTTctgtaaaacaataaaaataaaaagagatgaAACAATATATGTTAGTTTTCATTTCATCATATTAAGCTTTAAAAAATCACAACATGTTATAAAAGTTTGAATGTTGAAACCATTAAAACGCTTGAGGAAGTCAATCTGTGGCAGTTGAGGACCAGGAACAGACTCTAGTCCTGAGATTCCTGACATAAATCCGGCATGTGctgaaaaaatatgaaaaaatttaattcatatacaccgtcaatgtaaaaaaaattaaaaatagaccTATCCTCTAATAAATTATAAtcgtaaaattattaaaaatattcaacTTTAATATTCATACTATATTTCTAAAGTCGTGATTTTCTTACCGTGTAAAACTTTTTACACTAAGATGTATCAAacttaaacaaaattaagaaaaatactCAAAACTTTGTTTTTGGGTGTGGCCAATGCTGACACACAACTACGAGGTCCTAATCCGAACCCGGATGAAGGTGTCTAATCTAGTAATAATCAGCATTGTCAGTTGAACTAGAACTTATGAATATCgtcattttattttgttgaacaGAACACACTTAACTAGTTAActcatttcattattcaaaatAGGATCAATACGTACAAGGTGGAGAAATCTCAAAAATACGGTGACGAGCCCAAAAATTGGACACCATTGTTAatgtatgagcaaccaaattgtCTCATAGTAAACTTAACCTTTAAATTTGTAAAAACATGCAACAATATTCTAATGCTAGTGATAATTGAGCTAAATTCAGAAATTCCTATTCTCTTAGCATAAATAGCATTCACCAAAGATTGAGATAGTCACTTTCAAACACCACATCAAAACTTTTAATTAGTTAGCAAATGTGTTTCCAAGCTTCATCCAACACTATACAACAAAGTAAGGTTTTGCGGCGCAACTTGTTGTCTGTCTACTTTTTTTCATATGAAATGACAAGCAAAGAGGGAAAAAGGGTATTAATTATTACCAGGAGTTGACCAAAGAAGAATTGCAATTGATGCAGCCAAAGGAACTGATTTTTGAAGAATGTTATATGAAGGAGTAGAAGATAAAGAGCAAGAAAACTTTGTGTCTCTTTTTGTTATACCAAACTGAAACTTGTTTTGAGAGGTGCTAATGGAGGATGGTAGTGAAGAGGAACCCATGATTGGATTGGCTTCCCCTCTCTCTACTGCATACAAGATGAAGAGTTGAAAGGAAACAGCAGGGAGATAAGAGGGGAACAGAAATACGAGGCTCATATTacttcttatatatataaataaatacttcaaGTTCAAGattgttaaaattaaaacattgaaaAAGTTACATGCATTTGGTTTTATGgttcaaattacaccggtgtaacatttgaataATGTTACACcactcaataacgctttaacgaatacaaattttataaaatccaccgttggattgaaagtttatatcatttagatcatccatgtacaattttacaaaaatctaaaatcgtttgatatgttattgagaccgatcaagattaacgctttatgtgtttttattgaataccgttaagcttgatcaatctcaataacatatcaaatgattttagatttttatagaattgaacatgaatgatctatatgatataaactttcaatccaacggtggattttgtaaaatttgtattcgttgaaacATTATTGAGTGGTGTAACATTATTCAAATGTTACACCAGTATAATTTGATcccttcatatatatatatatatatatatatatatatatatatatatatatatatatatatatatatatatatatatatatatgggggagggatcaaattacaccggtgtaacatttgagtaatgttacacagCTCAATAACACTTaaagaatacaaattttacaaaatcaattggattatgtctttttttttggtacaaggattatgtattttttttttacgcaactTGGATTATGTCTTGAGAGGGAGAAAATCAACAAAAGGGTTTTATGCGAGATCAATTATGCAATTACTTAAAGTTttagcgtttttttttttttttttccttctttcttttaCGTGAGATCAATTATGCAATTACTTAAAGTTATTACACCAGTAAACACACATAAAGAAGAATTAACAAATGCAAATACTAATAAAACGTATACACATATAAATAGTAACGGGAATTTTGGAGTGTTACagttgattatttattttgtcacacAAACTTAAAATAACATACTTATTTACTCTATTTTTTATCaactttttaatgttttttgttCTATATAAAGCTCAagcttttgttttattttaacaagAATAAATTGTATTCTTGCTTTGAATATTGAAGTTATTTGAAATGGCTAAGTTTTCCTTCTTGCCAATTATCTTCTTTGCCGTCATTTTTTCAGGTATACTAAATTTTATATCAAATTTCATAGCACTTATATGTGTTCTAATATTGTTCATTAGGTTGGGTGAATATGGTTAACcttaatcataataataaaaataataaaatagccATGTAGGTTGAGTTTAATCATATGAAATGATAATATTATTTCATATTGAATCTTATAGAAACATCCAATttctcatatattattataataatattcacaatttttttagtaaGTATTCATAATAGTTTTTGAGTAAATTGTATTCAAATTTCCATTTTAGTATTCATATATGGATCCTCTGTCCTaatcattttaatattattattgtatttttctCCAATCATTTAATTATGGGTTAAAATGTATTTAGTCCTGCAATATGAGCGAGTTttggtttatatatatatatatatataactctcATGTAATATGAAGATTTCATCATTTATCTCTCTCATTGAATATCTGAACttaaattttaatctttttgCCTCATGAATGTTAACGAATTTTAGTTTATCCTTTTATTGGCCATGTCACATCAACAGTTATGTATATCtgagcaatttttttttttttgactaaatctcatattgaaaaaatatattatatggaTAAATCAAAACTTGCTTACATTCAACACCTATTATCCCTAGAATTATAGATCCTTATATAGCTCATAGGTTTAGTAGAGGTATATCGATGTGAGCGATAATGACATCATGGATTCAAATACCCTACCAACAAAATAACAACTACTATACtatttatttcttaaaaatttaGTTCTTTATATAAAAAACAGTTCAatgatatcaatttttttttcttctaattatgCTTATAATTTCACGGTTAgtttttgtaaatatatttatgcATTTTATTTTCACAGTTATAGCAATGAGAAGTGATGCAAAACTATGTTACGTATATCAAGGGCCTCCATGCAACCTTAATGAATGCGGAAAATGGTGCTATCAAACTTATAACGGAGGACATGGAACTTGTATTCCAAACACTGATCATACCCTTTATAAATGTATGTGTAGATATAATTGTTAGaacaaaaatattatcaatttattttgaaCAGAATATCAAAATAAAGTTGATAAATACAAGATAATTACATTTACAAAATTATGTATGGTTATTATACTTGAAATAATAAAAACCAAAACTCGAGTgacgtttttttttgtttgtgtaatttttattatagCATAAGAATCCGCTCTTTAGAAATATAGGAGGATGATAGTagttgttatgttaattttttcctTTACCAGAGTTTAAACCCGAATCATTTGTTTCCTCCAACTTATTCATCCCTTATTTCAAACCAATTGAACTACTCAACCCCCGCTTCAAAACATTAGTTGTTTAGGTAGGGAAAAATAACCTCGAATACCAGTTAAAATGCCACAAGAAAAGAGACATAAATTCAAGGCTGGTTAATGAAAATGCAAGCCATTGAATGCACTCATTGATCAAACATATAAAACAGGTCTTAAGCAAAACCTAGTTTTCTCTACAGCAGGATACTCTCTATAGCAATATACTGAAATTTTTTCTCATTCTCTTGTGTTTGTATCACTCAAGCATGGTCTTGGCAGCATCAATCAATATTGTTCTAAACCCATCATCAGTAACTCGACCAAGCACGGTGTACCCTTCCTTGTCCTCTACATCCACATCTGCTCCATGCCTTATAAGAAGAAGTGCTACCTGTAAACCAAAGACATGTGTAGATATTTATGCATTACATAAATTTATGGTGCTCCAAAGTTATTAGACTTCAATAACAGAACTACCTAAATCATATTTCTAATCATAGACTTAGATCTACTTTATGTACATACAAAATACTTGAGAACCAATCTGTAATTAGGGATGGAGGAAGGGTACTCGAATACTAACTCTAAAACCAATGAGCTCATCATTGACATCAACAATCTGTGCACGAAGGAAGGGTATGAGAAACAAGTCTACACCTGTAATTAAGGATGGAGGAAGGGTACTCAAATACTAAACAGTATGATGGTGTTTTCCGCATGCCTCCAACCACAGTGCCAGATTCTATAACATTCTACAAGTTACAACTACTAACGAGTATTCCTAATTGGGATGCTTTTCTCTATTGTGATGCCTTTAGACCTCTTGAGTCTCttacaaaaaagaagaagaaaatctaCGATACTTTTAAGCTAACATACTTGTGATAGAATAACAATGTGGAAATATTATTCAAATATGCTCCCCAAGTTAAAGCATA
It contains:
- the LOC123905091 gene encoding phosphatidylinositol N-acetylglucosaminyltransferase subunit C-like: MDLNLAGSDSSPPRPKWRKVAYGGMQPGYDDNHTDETFLEGMVMNASVVKRDMLKVMLDSVSISEYLCIVALVVLVWTYTLSSSLDENSLLLIDISLLVSGFLILLFTQEMLSLSLLLHYALNISFFITGLYVLAPIYQTLTRSISSDSIGAVTVSLLIIHLFLHDYSESTVKAPGVLKNPALTSCISVNASVVASVFIASRLPSRLHVFAIMLFSLQVFLFAPLVTYCIKKYSFCLHLCFSFSLMILTLSFVYTLHRLLFVLLLSLLVFVNLVCPYWLIRIQEYKFEINGPWDEAKLCFDITD
- the LOC123905092 gene encoding uncharacterized protein LOC123905092, which translates into the protein MGSSSLPSSISTSQNKFQFGITKRDTKFSCSLSSTPSYNILQKSVPLAASIAILLWSTPAHAGFMSGISGLESVPGPQLPQIDFLKRFNEENQKKYAENDARFKETPLVKKLLEQSKLNKEKNSKEIENKYCLRGAEWGVGDCSAEGMSPDEREKFIAMLKERVGEK